One Cellulosimicrobium protaetiae genomic region harbors:
- a CDS encoding ammonium transporter produces MEWDTGATAWMLTSASLVLLMTPGLAFFYGGMVRAKSVLNMMMMSFGAMAVVGVVYVLWGWSMSYGEAGTGGLVANPFAQFGLSGAITDADGSAVASTLGNYPNVVDIAFQVTFAIITVALISGALADRVKFGTWLAFTAVWVTVTYFPLAHMVWGGGFLSGNENGLAAMIFGVTDGAATVAPIDFAGGTVVHINAGVAALVLAILIGKRKGFGKEPMRPHNLPFVMLGAALLWFGWFGFNAGSAFGANETAGLAWVNTTSATAAGIIGWLLTEKIRDGHATSLGAASGVVAGLVAITPAAGALNPVTSIVLGLVAGALSALAVGLKYRFGYDDSLDVVGVHLVSGLWGTVAIGFLATDTGLFFGGGAQQLVVQILIALVAIVFSAATTLVIGLILKVTMGWRVSEDAEVGGIDLAVHGETAYESIQQGSVIKEVRA; encoded by the coding sequence ATGGAGTGGGACACCGGGGCAACCGCGTGGATGCTGACCTCAGCATCCCTCGTGCTCTTGATGACGCCCGGACTGGCGTTCTTCTACGGCGGCATGGTCCGTGCCAAGTCCGTGCTGAACATGATGATGATGTCGTTCGGCGCGATGGCCGTCGTGGGCGTCGTCTACGTGCTGTGGGGCTGGTCGATGTCCTACGGCGAGGCCGGGACGGGTGGCCTGGTCGCCAACCCGTTCGCGCAGTTCGGCCTCTCGGGGGCGATCACCGACGCTGACGGCAGCGCCGTGGCGAGCACGCTCGGCAACTACCCGAACGTGGTGGACATCGCGTTCCAGGTGACGTTCGCGATCATCACGGTCGCGCTCATCTCGGGGGCGCTGGCCGACCGCGTGAAGTTCGGCACCTGGCTCGCCTTCACGGCGGTCTGGGTCACGGTCACGTACTTCCCGCTCGCCCACATGGTGTGGGGCGGCGGCTTCCTCTCGGGCAACGAGAACGGTCTCGCGGCGATGATCTTCGGGGTGACCGACGGCGCCGCCACGGTCGCACCGATCGACTTCGCGGGCGGCACGGTCGTCCACATCAACGCCGGTGTCGCTGCCCTCGTGCTCGCGATCCTCATCGGCAAGCGCAAGGGCTTCGGCAAGGAGCCCATGCGGCCGCACAACCTGCCGTTCGTCATGCTCGGCGCCGCCCTCCTGTGGTTCGGCTGGTTCGGCTTCAACGCGGGCTCGGCCTTCGGGGCCAACGAGACCGCCGGGCTCGCCTGGGTCAACACGACGAGCGCCACCGCGGCGGGCATCATCGGCTGGCTCCTCACGGAGAAGATCCGCGACGGCCACGCGACGTCGCTCGGTGCGGCGTCCGGCGTGGTCGCCGGCCTCGTCGCGATCACCCCGGCGGCCGGTGCCCTCAACCCGGTCACGTCGATCGTCCTGGGCCTCGTCGCCGGTGCGCTCTCCGCGCTCGCGGTCGGCCTCAAGTACCGGTTCGGCTACGACGACTCGCTCGACGTCGTCGGCGTCCACCTGGTCTCCGGCCTCTGGGGTACCGTCGCGATCGGCTTCCTCGCCACCGACACGGGCCTGTTCTTCGGCGGCGGCGCGCAGCAGCTCGTCGTGCAGATCCTCATCGCGCTCGTCGCCATCGTGTTCTCGGCGGCCACCACGCTCGTCATCGGCCTGATCCTCAAGGTCACGATGGGCTGGCGGGTCAGCGAGGACGCCGAGGTCGGCGGCATCGACCTCGCGGTCCACGGCGAGACGGCGTACGAGTCCATCCAGCAGGGCAGCGTCATCAAGGAGGTGCGGGCATGA
- the ftsY gene encoding signal recognition particle-docking protein FtsY yields MNDLLPLWIVLGVLLVVGLVTLGTVSVRRRRRDVVEPPPAAPVEPPESREPAGAPPGTATEGPPVAEEVPAAAPAVERPEPVGGRLVRLRERLARSGSPLGARLLSVLSRDHLTEEDWDELEETLLLADVGAGPAGELIDALRTKVRVLGVRDAASVRDLLRTELVALVDPSLDRSLATSPRAGEDGSPVPAVVLVVGVNGTGKTTTVGKLARVLVAEDRSVVLGAADTFRAAAADQLETWGSRVGVPTVRSDRDGADPAAVAFDAVRRGRTEGADVVLVDTAGRLQNKQGLMDELGKIRRVITKEAPLSEVLLVLDATTGQNGLNQARVFGEVAGVTGIVLTKLDGTARGGIVVAVQRELGVPVKLVGLGEGPDDLAPFDAEQFVDGLLGD; encoded by the coding sequence GTGAACGACCTCCTCCCGCTCTGGATCGTCCTCGGCGTCCTGCTCGTCGTCGGCCTCGTCACCCTCGGGACCGTGTCGGTCCGCCGACGCCGACGCGACGTCGTCGAGCCCCCGCCCGCCGCACCGGTCGAGCCCCCCGAGAGCCGTGAGCCCGCGGGTGCGCCCCCGGGCACGGCGACCGAGGGCCCGCCCGTGGCGGAGGAGGTTCCCGCGGCGGCACCGGCGGTCGAGCGTCCCGAGCCGGTCGGGGGGCGCCTGGTCCGGCTCCGCGAGCGGCTCGCCCGGTCCGGTTCGCCGCTCGGAGCCCGGCTTCTCTCCGTCCTGTCGCGCGACCACCTCACCGAGGAGGACTGGGACGAGCTCGAGGAGACGCTCCTGCTCGCGGACGTGGGCGCCGGTCCTGCCGGCGAGCTCATCGACGCGCTGCGCACCAAGGTCCGCGTCCTCGGGGTCCGGGACGCCGCGAGCGTGCGCGACCTGCTGCGGACGGAGCTCGTCGCGCTCGTGGACCCGTCGCTCGACCGGTCGCTCGCGACCTCGCCCCGCGCCGGGGAGGACGGGTCCCCGGTCCCGGCCGTCGTGCTCGTCGTCGGCGTGAACGGCACCGGCAAGACCACCACCGTGGGCAAGCTCGCGCGCGTGCTCGTCGCGGAGGACCGCAGCGTCGTGCTCGGCGCGGCGGACACGTTCCGGGCCGCGGCGGCGGACCAGCTCGAGACCTGGGGCTCGCGCGTGGGCGTGCCGACGGTGCGGTCGGACCGTGACGGTGCGGACCCCGCGGCGGTCGCGTTCGACGCCGTGCGCCGGGGGCGGACGGAGGGTGCGGACGTCGTGCTCGTCGACACCGCCGGGCGCCTCCAGAACAAGCAGGGCCTCATGGACGAGCTGGGCAAGATCCGGCGCGTCATCACCAAGGAGGCCCCGCTGTCGGAGGTGCTCCTCGTCCTCGACGCGACGACGGGGCAGAACGGCCTCAACCAGGCGCGCGTGTTCGGCGAGGTCGCCGGCGTCACGGGCATCGTCCTGACCAAGCTCGACGGCACCGCGCGCGGAGGCATCGTCGTCGCGGTCCAGCGCGAGCTCGGGGTCCCGGTGAAGCTCGTCGGCCTCGGGGAGGGTCCGGACGACCTCGCCCCGTTCGACGCGGAGCAGTTCGTCGACGGCCTCCTCGGCGACTGA
- the smc gene encoding chromosome segregation protein SMC, which produces MHLKTLTLRGFKSFASATTLSFEPGVTCVVGPNGSGKSNVVDALAWVMGEQGAKTLRGGKMEDVIFAGTAGRPPLGRAEVALTIDNTDGALPIDYTEVTISRTLFRSGGSEYAINGSACRLLDIQDLLSDSGLGREMHVIVGQGQLDAVLRATPEDRRGFVEEAAGVLKHRKRKEKALRKLDAMQANLTRLADLTTEIRRQLGPLGRQAEIARKAATIQADLRDARARLLADDLAQLTATLEQEIADEAALRAQQSEVERALAAARDTLGRLEREAADAAPALGAATDVWFRISSLRERLRGTQTLAEERVRLLGRPEPAQRGQDPDELEAQAERVRATEAELEAEVARARDALGSAVADREDAERSAGDAERAVATLLRGAADRREGLARLAGQVAAQRTRVEAAEAEIGRLRESLAEAEHRGTQARTDFAVLETQVVGAEEGEEGLDAEHEAAADEVERTTSAVRELEDAASAADQERATWSARIEALELSLDRKDGAGALLAADGVGVVGSLAALLGVEAGYEDAVAAALGPAADAVAVESVDAAVDALRYLRTEDAGRAGLVVAADATDGDAHGDVALPDGARWAVDVVTAGGGVGRAVRGLLRDVAVVEDLAEARALVARHPAVAVVTRGGDLLATTRAWGGSASAPSVLHLQSALDEARTAHDDAAARGERARFALVGARDAAQQARARHDDTLDRLNESDAQLAAVAEQLGHLGATARSAAAEAERVRASLERASQGLDDARETLAGLVERLDGAEAAPEQSEEAVADATAERDRHLALASAARTAETEARLALRTSEERARAVAGRAQALARAAAAEREARERAARREAARVRQAERASAVRDGAVRALDAVDRSLARAGAERDAAEAARAERDAAVTGARREVDDLASRLRELTDVAHRDEVARAQQQLRIEQLQARSVDELGLDPAVLVEEFGPHRDVPVPSEDDAPRTVPYDRATQEKRLRAAERDLGRLGKVNPLALEEFAALEERHKFLADQLADLKKSRSDLLEIVKEIDERVERVFTDAYRDTAEQFERVFARMFPGGEGQLVLTDPDDMLTTGIEVEARPAGKKVKRLSLLSGGERSLTAVALLVAIFKARPSPFYVMDEVEAALDDVNLGRLLEIFRELQEDSQLIVITHQKRTMEIADALYGVTMRGDGVTTVISQRMSDAHEEIPV; this is translated from the coding sequence GTGCACCTCAAGACCCTGACGCTGCGCGGCTTCAAGTCGTTCGCGTCCGCGACGACGCTGAGCTTCGAGCCCGGGGTCACGTGCGTCGTCGGGCCGAACGGCTCGGGCAAGTCCAACGTCGTCGACGCGCTCGCGTGGGTCATGGGGGAGCAGGGCGCCAAGACCCTGCGCGGCGGCAAGATGGAGGACGTCATCTTCGCCGGGACGGCGGGGCGGCCGCCGCTCGGCCGTGCCGAGGTCGCCCTGACGATCGACAACACCGACGGCGCGCTGCCGATCGACTACACCGAGGTGACGATCTCCCGCACGCTGTTCCGCAGCGGCGGTTCCGAGTACGCGATCAACGGCTCCGCGTGCCGCCTGCTCGACATCCAGGACCTGCTCTCCGACTCCGGCCTCGGGCGCGAGATGCACGTGATCGTCGGGCAGGGTCAGCTCGACGCCGTCCTGCGCGCGACGCCCGAGGACCGGCGCGGCTTCGTCGAGGAGGCCGCGGGTGTCCTCAAGCACCGCAAGCGCAAGGAGAAGGCGCTCCGCAAGCTCGACGCGATGCAGGCCAACCTCACGCGCCTCGCCGACCTCACGACGGAGATCCGGCGCCAGCTCGGCCCCCTGGGCCGCCAGGCCGAGATCGCCCGCAAGGCCGCGACGATCCAGGCGGACCTGCGCGACGCGCGCGCCCGCCTGCTCGCGGACGACCTCGCTCAGCTCACCGCGACCCTGGAGCAGGAGATCGCCGACGAGGCGGCGCTGCGGGCGCAGCAGAGCGAGGTCGAGCGCGCGCTCGCGGCGGCGCGCGACACGCTCGGCCGGCTCGAGCGCGAGGCCGCCGACGCGGCGCCCGCGCTCGGCGCGGCCACAGACGTCTGGTTCCGGATCTCGTCCCTGCGCGAGCGCCTGCGCGGCACGCAGACGCTCGCGGAGGAGCGCGTGCGCCTGCTCGGTCGCCCGGAGCCCGCCCAGCGCGGCCAGGACCCCGACGAGCTCGAGGCCCAGGCCGAGCGCGTGCGCGCGACCGAGGCCGAGCTCGAGGCGGAGGTAGCCCGCGCGCGGGACGCGCTCGGGTCGGCGGTGGCGGACCGGGAGGACGCCGAGCGGTCGGCGGGGGACGCGGAGCGGGCCGTCGCGACCCTGCTGCGCGGTGCCGCGGACCGGCGCGAGGGCCTCGCGCGCCTCGCGGGCCAGGTGGCCGCGCAGCGGACCCGGGTCGAAGCCGCGGAGGCGGAGATCGGGCGGCTCCGCGAGTCGCTGGCCGAGGCCGAGCACCGGGGTACGCAGGCACGCACCGACTTCGCGGTGCTGGAGACCCAGGTGGTCGGCGCCGAGGAGGGCGAGGAGGGCCTCGACGCCGAGCACGAGGCCGCCGCCGACGAGGTCGAGCGGACGACGTCCGCCGTGCGGGAGCTGGAGGACGCGGCCTCCGCCGCGGACCAGGAGCGCGCCACGTGGAGCGCGCGGATCGAGGCCCTGGAGCTGAGCCTGGACCGCAAGGACGGCGCCGGTGCGCTGCTCGCTGCGGACGGCGTCGGGGTCGTGGGATCCCTCGCGGCGCTCCTCGGCGTCGAGGCCGGGTACGAGGACGCCGTGGCCGCGGCGCTCGGCCCCGCCGCGGACGCCGTCGCCGTCGAGTCGGTGGACGCCGCCGTCGACGCGCTGCGCTACCTGCGCACCGAGGACGCCGGTCGCGCGGGGCTGGTCGTGGCCGCCGACGCGACGGACGGTGACGCGCACGGCGACGTCGCGTTGCCAGACGGCGCACGCTGGGCCGTCGACGTCGTGACGGCGGGCGGGGGCGTCGGCCGCGCGGTGCGTGGGCTGCTGAGGGACGTCGCCGTCGTCGAGGACCTCGCGGAGGCCCGTGCTCTCGTCGCCCGGCACCCGGCCGTCGCGGTCGTGACGCGCGGCGGCGACCTCCTGGCGACGACGCGCGCGTGGGGCGGGTCGGCGTCCGCGCCGAGCGTGCTGCACCTGCAGTCCGCGCTCGACGAGGCGCGCACCGCTCACGACGACGCCGCGGCGCGCGGCGAGCGCGCGCGCTTCGCCCTCGTGGGCGCGCGCGACGCGGCGCAGCAGGCTCGCGCCCGTCACGACGACACCCTGGACCGGCTCAACGAGTCGGACGCCCAGCTCGCGGCCGTCGCGGAGCAGCTCGGGCACCTCGGGGCGACGGCCCGCTCCGCCGCCGCGGAGGCGGAGCGGGTGCGCGCCTCGCTCGAGCGCGCGTCGCAGGGGCTCGACGACGCCCGCGAGACGCTCGCGGGACTCGTGGAGCGGCTCGACGGCGCGGAGGCGGCGCCGGAGCAGTCGGAGGAGGCGGTCGCCGACGCGACGGCGGAGCGCGACCGTCACCTCGCGCTCGCCTCGGCGGCGCGGACGGCGGAGACGGAGGCGCGCCTCGCGCTGCGCACGAGCGAGGAGCGCGCGCGTGCCGTGGCCGGCCGTGCGCAGGCGCTCGCCCGGGCGGCCGCAGCGGAGCGCGAGGCGCGCGAGCGGGCGGCGCGGCGGGAGGCCGCGCGCGTGCGGCAGGCCGAGCGCGCGTCGGCCGTCCGCGACGGCGCGGTGCGCGCGCTGGACGCGGTCGACCGGTCGCTCGCGCGGGCGGGCGCCGAGCGCGACGCCGCCGAGGCAGCGCGGGCCGAGCGCGACGCCGCCGTGACCGGTGCCCGGCGCGAGGTCGACGACCTCGCGTCCCGTCTGCGTGAGCTGACCGACGTCGCGCACCGGGACGAGGTCGCGCGCGCGCAGCAGCAGCTGCGCATCGAGCAGCTCCAGGCCCGCAGCGTCGACGAGCTCGGACTCGACCCGGCGGTCCTCGTCGAGGAGTTCGGGCCGCACCGCGACGTCCCCGTCCCGTCCGAGGACGACGCGCCGCGCACCGTGCCCTACGACCGCGCGACCCAGGAGAAGCGGCTCCGCGCCGCCGAACGCGACCTCGGCCGGCTCGGCAAGGTGAACCCGCTCGCGCTCGAGGAGTTCGCAGCTCTCGAGGAGCGGCACAAGTTCCTCGCGGACCAGCTCGCCGACCTCAAGAAGTCGCGCTCCGACCTCCTGGAGATCGTCAAGGAGATCGACGAGCGCGTCGAGCGCGTCTTCACGGACGCCTACCGCGACACCGCGGAGCAGTTCGAGCGGGTCTTCGCGCGCATGTTCCCCGGCGGCGAGGGCCAGCTGGTGCTCACGGACCCGGACGACATGCTCACGACCGGGATCGAGGTCGAGGCGCGACCGGCGGGCAAGAAGGTCAAGCGGCTCTCCCTGCTCTCCGGCGGCGAGCGCTCGCTCACGGCGGTCGCGCTGCTCGTGGCGATCTTCAAGGCGCGCCCCTCGCCGTTCTACGTCATGGACGAGGTCGAGGCGGCGCTCGACGACGTCAACCTCGGCCGCCTCCTCGAGATCTTCCGCGAGCTCCAGGAGGACTCGCAGCTCATCGTCATCACCCACCAGAAGCGCACGATGGAGATCGCCGACGCCCTCTACGGCGTGACGATGCGCGGCGACGGCGTGACGACGGTCATCAGCCAGCGGATGAGCGACGCGCACGAGGAGATCCCTGTGTGA
- the ndk gene encoding nucleoside-diphosphate kinase, with protein MTDVAPALTETIERTLILVKPDGVRRGLSGEVLRRVEAKGYTLAAVRLLDATPELLAAHYAEHEGKPFYQPLVDFMLSGKVLAVVAEGQGVIPGFRSLAGATNPTEALPGTIRGDLGRDWGLKVQQNLVHGSDSPESAAREVALWFPELG; from the coding sequence ATGACCGACGTCGCACCCGCACTGACCGAGACCATCGAGCGCACCCTCATCCTCGTCAAGCCCGACGGCGTCCGCCGCGGCCTGTCCGGCGAGGTCCTGCGCCGCGTCGAGGCCAAGGGCTACACGCTCGCCGCCGTGCGCCTGCTCGACGCGACGCCCGAGCTGCTCGCCGCGCACTACGCCGAGCACGAGGGCAAGCCCTTCTACCAGCCGCTCGTCGACTTCATGCTCTCGGGCAAGGTGCTCGCGGTCGTCGCCGAGGGCCAGGGCGTCATCCCCGGCTTCCGCTCGCTCGCCGGCGCGACCAACCCGACCGAGGCGCTGCCCGGCACGATCCGCGGCGACCTCGGCCGCGACTGGGGCCTCAAGGTCCAGCAGAACCTCGTCCACGGGTCCGACTCGCCCGAGTCCGCCGCGCGCGAGGTCGCGCTCTGGTTCCCCGAGCTCGGCTGA